The following proteins are encoded in a genomic region of Astatotilapia calliptera chromosome 22, fAstCal1.2, whole genome shotgun sequence:
- the LOC113014720 gene encoding zinc finger protein 184-like isoform X1: MCAVQLLRVSVHERISAAAEDFLLRLEKGEEAAELPALRALLTERLTAAAEEIVALLEETVAEYQDRVERSEREICRQRRLLDAVLKPEVRLRAAVFPSDVQQPLGSKDEVSREHQEKSSSLDPGEDPVPPQIKEEEEEAWASQTGEQLQDLQVAEITTFTFSPVHVKSEDDEEKPESSQLHHCWTEESRGSEGGPEADRNSDPDPLLQPVSEDNSLDSTETDDSDCDWTQTKEAQSGRDVKNPDIDVGTVVKERPFPCSYCGKRFSLKGNLNRHIRDHTGERPFPCTDCDKSFKDSGSLTAHMRCHTGEQPYSCLFCGKNFSGRGNMTRHMRIHTGEKPFTCSVCNKSFHVKEHLNRHMKYHTGEKPFSCSVCGKGCAQKTDLKKHMRVHTGEKPFSCPFCGKCCAEKGDLTKHMRVHTGEKPFSCNICGKSCAQKGSLKIHMRIHTGEKPFSCSVCEKRFTVTGHLKRHMKLHTAESHPPGSAESHSGKSRK; the protein is encoded by the exons ATGTGCGCCGTGCAGCTGCTGCGGGTGTCGGTCCACGAGCGGATCAGCGCCGCCGCCGAAGACTTCCTGCTGCGGCTGGAGAAGGGAGAAGAAGCAGCCGAGCTCCCGGCGCTGAGAGCGCTGCTGACCGAGCGGCTGACGGCGGCCGCGGAGGAGATCGTCGCTCTGTTGGAGGAGACCGTGGCGGAGTACCAGGACAGAGTGGAGCGCTCAGAGCGGGAGATCTGCCGCCAGAGGAGGCTGCTCGATGCCGTGCTCAAGCCCGAAGTCCGGCTGCGCGCGGCAG tgtttccttcAGATGTTCAGCAGCCGTTGGGGAGCAAAGATGAAGTTTCCCGTGAACACCAGGAGAAGAGCTCCAGCCTGGACCCGGGGGAAGACCCAGTGCCcccacagattaaagaggaagaggaagaagcctGGGCCAGTCAGACAGGAGAACAGCTTCAGGACCTGCAGGTAGCTGAAATCACCACGTTCACATTCAGCCCTGTGCACGTGAAGAGTGAAGATGATGAGGAGAAGCCTGAGTCCTCACAACTTCATCACTGCTGGACTGAGGAGAGCAGAGGCTCGGAGGGAGGACCAGAAGCAGACAGGAACTCAGATCCAGATCCACTGTTACAGCCTGTTAGTGAAGACAACTCTCTGGACTCGACTGAAACTGATGACAGTGACTGTGACTGGACACAAACAAAGGAAGCCCAGTCAGGTAGAGATGTTAAAAATCCTGACATTGATGTTGGCACTGTAGTCAAGGAGAGACCATTTCCCTGCTCATATTGTGGGAAAAGATTTAGCCTTAAGGGAAATTTGAACAGACACATAAGAGACCACACAGGAGAGAGACCATTTCCCTGCACAGACTGTGATAAGTCATTTAAAGACAGTGGCTCCTTAACGGCACACATGCGATGTCACACTGGGGAGCAACCATACAGCTGCTTGTTCTGTGGGAAAAATTTCAGTGGGAGGGGAAACATGACCAGACACATGAggatccacacaggagagaaaccgtTCACCTGCTCAGTGTGCAATAAAAGTTTTCATGTTAAAGAACATCTCAACAGACACATGAAGTACCATACAGGGGAGAaacctttcagctgctctgtctGTGGGAAAGGCTGTGCTCAGAAAACAGACCTAAAGAAGCACATGAGAgttcacacaggagagaaaccctTCAGCTGTCCTTTCTGTGGAAAGTGCTGCGCAGAAAAAGGAGACCTAACCAAACACATgagagtccacacaggagagaaaccattcAGCTGTAATATTTGTGGGAAAAGCTGTGCCCAAAAGGGGAGCCTGAAGATCCACATGAGGATTCACACAGGAGAAAAACCATTCAGCTGCTCTGTTTGTGAGAAACGTTTCACTGTTACGGGACATCTAAAGAGACACATGAAGCTGCACACAGCAGAGAGTCATCCGCCTGGGTCTGCAGAGTCACATTCAGGCAAAAGTAGAAAATGA
- the LOC113014720 gene encoding oocyte zinc finger protein XlCOF6.1-like isoform X3 has product MRKRNDHFFTRSVFPSDVQQPLGSKDEVSREHQEKSSSLDPGEDPVPPQIKEEEEEAWASQTGEQLQDLQVAEITTFTFSPVHVKSEDDEEKPESSQLHHCWTEESRGSEGGPEADRNSDPDPLLQPVSEDNSLDSTETDDSDCDWTQTKEAQSGRDVKNPDIDVGTVVKERPFPCSYCGKRFSLKGNLNRHIRDHTGERPFPCTDCDKSFKDSGSLTAHMRCHTGEQPYSCLFCGKNFSGRGNMTRHMRIHTGEKPFTCSVCNKSFHVKEHLNRHMKYHTGEKPFSCSVCGKGCAQKTDLKKHMRVHTGEKPFSCPFCGKCCAEKGDLTKHMRVHTGEKPFSCNICGKSCAQKGSLKIHMRIHTGEKPFSCSVCEKRFTVTGHLKRHMKLHTAESHPPGSAESHSGKSRK; this is encoded by the exons atgagaaaaagaaatgatcaCTTTTTCACCAGGTCAG tgtttccttcAGATGTTCAGCAGCCGTTGGGGAGCAAAGATGAAGTTTCCCGTGAACACCAGGAGAAGAGCTCCAGCCTGGACCCGGGGGAAGACCCAGTGCCcccacagattaaagaggaagaggaagaagcctGGGCCAGTCAGACAGGAGAACAGCTTCAGGACCTGCAGGTAGCTGAAATCACCACGTTCACATTCAGCCCTGTGCACGTGAAGAGTGAAGATGATGAGGAGAAGCCTGAGTCCTCACAACTTCATCACTGCTGGACTGAGGAGAGCAGAGGCTCGGAGGGAGGACCAGAAGCAGACAGGAACTCAGATCCAGATCCACTGTTACAGCCTGTTAGTGAAGACAACTCTCTGGACTCGACTGAAACTGATGACAGTGACTGTGACTGGACACAAACAAAGGAAGCCCAGTCAGGTAGAGATGTTAAAAATCCTGACATTGATGTTGGCACTGTAGTCAAGGAGAGACCATTTCCCTGCTCATATTGTGGGAAAAGATTTAGCCTTAAGGGAAATTTGAACAGACACATAAGAGACCACACAGGAGAGAGACCATTTCCCTGCACAGACTGTGATAAGTCATTTAAAGACAGTGGCTCCTTAACGGCACACATGCGATGTCACACTGGGGAGCAACCATACAGCTGCTTGTTCTGTGGGAAAAATTTCAGTGGGAGGGGAAACATGACCAGACACATGAggatccacacaggagagaaaccgtTCACCTGCTCAGTGTGCAATAAAAGTTTTCATGTTAAAGAACATCTCAACAGACACATGAAGTACCATACAGGGGAGAaacctttcagctgctctgtctGTGGGAAAGGCTGTGCTCAGAAAACAGACCTAAAGAAGCACATGAGAgttcacacaggagagaaaccctTCAGCTGTCCTTTCTGTGGAAAGTGCTGCGCAGAAAAAGGAGACCTAACCAAACACATgagagtccacacaggagagaaaccattcAGCTGTAATATTTGTGGGAAAAGCTGTGCCCAAAAGGGGAGCCTGAAGATCCACATGAGGATTCACACAGGAGAAAAACCATTCAGCTGCTCTGTTTGTGAGAAACGTTTCACTGTTACGGGACATCTAAAGAGACACATGAAGCTGCACACAGCAGAGAGTCATCCGCCTGGGTCTGCAGAGTCACATTCAGGCAAAAGTAGAAAATGA
- the LOC113014720 gene encoding oocyte zinc finger protein XlCOF6.1-like isoform X2, protein MSLKESYQPMDVPPEAPPWREWSGNLTGGLEKGLQGCGVDRMFPSDVQQPLGSKDEVSREHQEKSSSLDPGEDPVPPQIKEEEEEAWASQTGEQLQDLQVAEITTFTFSPVHVKSEDDEEKPESSQLHHCWTEESRGSEGGPEADRNSDPDPLLQPVSEDNSLDSTETDDSDCDWTQTKEAQSGRDVKNPDIDVGTVVKERPFPCSYCGKRFSLKGNLNRHIRDHTGERPFPCTDCDKSFKDSGSLTAHMRCHTGEQPYSCLFCGKNFSGRGNMTRHMRIHTGEKPFTCSVCNKSFHVKEHLNRHMKYHTGEKPFSCSVCGKGCAQKTDLKKHMRVHTGEKPFSCPFCGKCCAEKGDLTKHMRVHTGEKPFSCNICGKSCAQKGSLKIHMRIHTGEKPFSCSVCEKRFTVTGHLKRHMKLHTAESHPPGSAESHSGKSRK, encoded by the coding sequence tgtttccttcAGATGTTCAGCAGCCGTTGGGGAGCAAAGATGAAGTTTCCCGTGAACACCAGGAGAAGAGCTCCAGCCTGGACCCGGGGGAAGACCCAGTGCCcccacagattaaagaggaagaggaagaagcctGGGCCAGTCAGACAGGAGAACAGCTTCAGGACCTGCAGGTAGCTGAAATCACCACGTTCACATTCAGCCCTGTGCACGTGAAGAGTGAAGATGATGAGGAGAAGCCTGAGTCCTCACAACTTCATCACTGCTGGACTGAGGAGAGCAGAGGCTCGGAGGGAGGACCAGAAGCAGACAGGAACTCAGATCCAGATCCACTGTTACAGCCTGTTAGTGAAGACAACTCTCTGGACTCGACTGAAACTGATGACAGTGACTGTGACTGGACACAAACAAAGGAAGCCCAGTCAGGTAGAGATGTTAAAAATCCTGACATTGATGTTGGCACTGTAGTCAAGGAGAGACCATTTCCCTGCTCATATTGTGGGAAAAGATTTAGCCTTAAGGGAAATTTGAACAGACACATAAGAGACCACACAGGAGAGAGACCATTTCCCTGCACAGACTGTGATAAGTCATTTAAAGACAGTGGCTCCTTAACGGCACACATGCGATGTCACACTGGGGAGCAACCATACAGCTGCTTGTTCTGTGGGAAAAATTTCAGTGGGAGGGGAAACATGACCAGACACATGAggatccacacaggagagaaaccgtTCACCTGCTCAGTGTGCAATAAAAGTTTTCATGTTAAAGAACATCTCAACAGACACATGAAGTACCATACAGGGGAGAaacctttcagctgctctgtctGTGGGAAAGGCTGTGCTCAGAAAACAGACCTAAAGAAGCACATGAGAgttcacacaggagagaaaccctTCAGCTGTCCTTTCTGTGGAAAGTGCTGCGCAGAAAAAGGAGACCTAACCAAACACATgagagtccacacaggagagaaaccattcAGCTGTAATATTTGTGGGAAAAGCTGTGCCCAAAAGGGGAGCCTGAAGATCCACATGAGGATTCACACAGGAGAAAAACCATTCAGCTGCTCTGTTTGTGAGAAACGTTTCACTGTTACGGGACATCTAAAGAGACACATGAAGCTGCACACAGCAGAGAGTCATCCGCCTGGGTCTGCAGAGTCACATTCAGGCAAAAGTAGAAAATGA